A DNA window from Xyrauchen texanus isolate HMW12.3.18 chromosome 6, RBS_HiC_50CHRs, whole genome shotgun sequence contains the following coding sequences:
- the LOC127644840 gene encoding gastrula zinc finger protein XlCGF57.1-like isoform X1: MDFIKVEIVDISDPETWRITNEHAEEQRDLMEVKEERQELNDVEDEHQYQKPYNITTGEKYFSCSQTDKNASEKMTKMGTKNSFTCPQCGKNFTHKGNFNDHVRIHTGEKPYTCSQCGKSFTCRGHLKTHMRVHTGERPFTCLQCGKSFTYKGHLKDHIRTHTGEKPFSCDLCGKGFIQKGHLKDHIRIHTADKPYTCDQCGKSFAQKGNLKIHMRTHSGERPYTCLQCGKRFTNHGNLLSHMKIHLVEEIHTCSQCGKSFTGAAHLKKHLLYHSEEKPFNCEQCGQTFIFASLLKRHLRTHANERPYVCSFCGKCFLWLHNLKDHHKIHAGVKAHVCFECGKAFTRSSYLEQHQNIHTGISPYKCSHCGKSFKLPGSLKAHVVRVHTGEKPYPCLTCGKSFSHSGHLKAHLRVHTGEKPYHCASCGKSFSQSSYLLTHKRKHCRYHSEQSSSSGPTLSCK, from the coding sequence ACCTGATGGAAGTGAAGGAGGAACGTCAAGAACTGAATGATGTGGAGGATGAACATCAGTATCAAAAACCTTATAATATCACTActggagaaaaatattttagttgcTCACAGACTGACAAGAATGCTTctgaaaaaatgacaaaaatgggaACCAAAAATTctttcacctgccctcagtgtGGCAAGAATTTCACACATAAAGGAAACTTCAATGATCAtgtaagaattcacactggagagaagccttacacatgctctcagtgtgggaagagtttcacatGTAGAGGACACCTGAAGACtcacatgagagttcacactggagagaggcctttcacatgccttcaatgtggaaagagtttcacatatAAAGGACACCTTAAGGATCACATCAGAAcacatactggagagaagcctttctcaTGCGATCTGTGTGGAAAGGGTTTCATACAAAAAGGACACCTTAAGGAtcacataagaattcacactgcagataagccttacacatgtgatcagtgtggaaagagttttgcacagaAAGGAAACCTGAAGATTCACATGCGAACTCACTCTGGAGAGAGGCCTTACACGTGCCTTCAGTGTGGCAAGAGATTCACAAATCATGGAAACCTATTAAGTCATATGAAAATTCATTTGGTTGAAGAAATACACACCTGTTCTCAGTGTGGCAAGAGTTTCACTGGGGCAGCACATCTCAAAAAGCACCTCCTTTATCATTCAGAAGAAAAGCCATTTAACTGTGAACAGTGCGGTCAAACCTTTATTTTTGCATCACTCTTAAAAAGACATCTGAGAACTCATGCAAATGAGAGGCCCTATGTGTGCTCTTTTTGTGGCAAATGTTTTCTATGGCTCCACAATTTAAAAGACCATCATAAAATACATGCCGGTGTGAAAGCTCACGTGTGCTTTGAGTGTGGGAAAGCCTTTACCAGATCCAgttatttggaacaacatcaaaACATCCACACTGGAATAtcaccttacaagtgttcacattgtggaaagagtttcaaactCCCAGGATCCCTGAAAGCACATGTTGTAAGAgtgcacactggagagaaaccgtaccCCTGCCTgacatgtgggaagagtttcagccATTCAGGACACCTGAAAGCACATTTAAGAGtgcacactggagaaaagccataccactgtgcttcatgtggaaagagtttcagccAATCAAGTTATTTACTGACTCATAAAAGAAAGCATTGTCGGTATCACAGTGAGCAAAGTTCATCTTCAGGTCCAACACTCTCATGTAAATAG
- the LOC127644840 gene encoding gastrula zinc finger protein XlCGF57.1-like isoform X2 — protein sequence MEVKEERQELNDVEDEHQYQKPYNITTGEKYFSCSQTDKNASEKMTKMGTKNSFTCPQCGKNFTHKGNFNDHVRIHTGEKPYTCSQCGKSFTCRGHLKTHMRVHTGERPFTCLQCGKSFTYKGHLKDHIRTHTGEKPFSCDLCGKGFIQKGHLKDHIRIHTADKPYTCDQCGKSFAQKGNLKIHMRTHSGERPYTCLQCGKRFTNHGNLLSHMKIHLVEEIHTCSQCGKSFTGAAHLKKHLLYHSEEKPFNCEQCGQTFIFASLLKRHLRTHANERPYVCSFCGKCFLWLHNLKDHHKIHAGVKAHVCFECGKAFTRSSYLEQHQNIHTGISPYKCSHCGKSFKLPGSLKAHVVRVHTGEKPYPCLTCGKSFSHSGHLKAHLRVHTGEKPYHCASCGKSFSQSSYLLTHKRKHCRYHSEQSSSSGPTLSCK from the coding sequence ATGGAAGTGAAGGAGGAACGTCAAGAACTGAATGATGTGGAGGATGAACATCAGTATCAAAAACCTTATAATATCACTActggagaaaaatattttagttgcTCACAGACTGACAAGAATGCTTctgaaaaaatgacaaaaatgggaACCAAAAATTctttcacctgccctcagtgtGGCAAGAATTTCACACATAAAGGAAACTTCAATGATCAtgtaagaattcacactggagagaagccttacacatgctctcagtgtgggaagagtttcacatGTAGAGGACACCTGAAGACtcacatgagagttcacactggagagaggcctttcacatgccttcaatgtggaaagagtttcacatatAAAGGACACCTTAAGGATCACATCAGAAcacatactggagagaagcctttctcaTGCGATCTGTGTGGAAAGGGTTTCATACAAAAAGGACACCTTAAGGAtcacataagaattcacactgcagataagccttacacatgtgatcagtgtggaaagagttttgcacagaAAGGAAACCTGAAGATTCACATGCGAACTCACTCTGGAGAGAGGCCTTACACGTGCCTTCAGTGTGGCAAGAGATTCACAAATCATGGAAACCTATTAAGTCATATGAAAATTCATTTGGTTGAAGAAATACACACCTGTTCTCAGTGTGGCAAGAGTTTCACTGGGGCAGCACATCTCAAAAAGCACCTCCTTTATCATTCAGAAGAAAAGCCATTTAACTGTGAACAGTGCGGTCAAACCTTTATTTTTGCATCACTCTTAAAAAGACATCTGAGAACTCATGCAAATGAGAGGCCCTATGTGTGCTCTTTTTGTGGCAAATGTTTTCTATGGCTCCACAATTTAAAAGACCATCATAAAATACATGCCGGTGTGAAAGCTCACGTGTGCTTTGAGTGTGGGAAAGCCTTTACCAGATCCAgttatttggaacaacatcaaaACATCCACACTGGAATAtcaccttacaagtgttcacattgtggaaagagtttcaaactCCCAGGATCCCTGAAAGCACATGTTGTAAGAgtgcacactggagagaaaccgtaccCCTGCCTgacatgtgggaagagtttcagccATTCAGGACACCTGAAAGCACATTTAAGAGtgcacactggagaaaagccataccactgtgcttcatgtggaaagagtttcagccAATCAAGTTATTTACTGACTCATAAAAGAAAGCATTGTCGGTATCACAGTGAGCAAAGTTCATCTTCAGGTCCAACACTCTCATGTAAATAG